A stretch of the Enoplosus armatus isolate fEnoArm2 chromosome 13, fEnoArm2.hap1, whole genome shotgun sequence genome encodes the following:
- the LOC139295449 gene encoding calpain-2 catalytic subunit-like, translating into MNTDIQSKTRSGRMQGVCLNALVNMPGTCTSIINLRYQDGSEGSPSNPAKFNYQDYAQLKDNYLRRGKLFVDNTFPPNETSLGDLPDLPSWKEKQVEWLRPADILKVQNNDNEPSFCTKGASRFDFGQGSVGNCWFLAAISSLTFQKGLMVQVVPMDQSFSNYAGIFHFRFWRFGKWMDVVIDDLLPTLNKRLLSVHSKGGNEFWVPLLEKAYAKVCGSYADMNAGLPSEACKDFSGGVHMTYQLREAHSAGHDEELWLSLSRATGCKSMVCCGTAQKGDKLVNTVAHTGLVDAHAYSVTAVTEVEYYGSKVKLVRVMNPWGHTEWNQKWSDKSDLWQRVSPEDREKCFDRNDGEFWMELEDFCHYFVMLSICCENPNFIDGDLSCQWKCMIYDGSWVAGRSAGGNVNENTFATNPQYRIQVAIIDEQEQGDKNVLLSLMQKPQQQYRKKTRSFPIGLTIYQVPAGTPKGRLGSSFFRRNRPMKQSQAYTYERDLIEQHSLQPGEYVIIPSTMRPYMTADFVLTVFTKADAKIT; encoded by the exons atgaacacagacaTCCAGAGCAAAACTAGGAGTGGACGTATGCAAGG AGTCTGTCTGAACGCCCTCGTCAACATGCCTGGAACTTGCACTTCTATCATCAACTTGCGTTACCAAGATGGCAGTGAGGGGAGCCCCTCCAACCCTGCCAAGTTCAACTACCAAGACTATGCACAGCTGAAAGACAACTACCTCCGCAGAGGGAAGCTGTTTGTGGACAACACCTTCCCGCCTAATGAGACCTCTCTGGGAGACCTGCCTGATCTGCCCAgctggaaagaaaagcaagtGGAGTGGCTTCGACCAGca GACATCTTGAAAGTACAAAACAACGACAATGAGCCGTCTTTCTGTACAAAAGGAGCCTCACGATTTGACTTTGGTCAAGGCAGTGTGG GTAACTGCTGGTTTCTGGCTGCAATTTCCTCACTGACTTTCCAGAAAGGTCTGATGGTGCAGGTTGTGCCTATGGACCAGTCCTTCAGTAACTATGCGGGGATATTTCACTTCAGG TTCTGGAGGTTCGGCAAGTGGATGGATGTTGTCATTGATGACCTCCTGCCAACACTCAACAAGAGGTTACTGTCTGTGCACTCCAAAGGTGGAAACGAGTTCTGGGTTCCTCTGTTGGAGAAAGCATACGCCAA aGTGTGCGGTTCATACGCAGACATGAACGCTGGGTTGCCATCAGAGGCCTGCAAGGATTTCAGTGGAGGCGTGCACATGACTTACCAACTCAGGGAGGCCCACTCTGCAGGCCATGACGAAGAGCTGTGGCTCTCACTGAGCAGAGCCACCGGCTGCAAGTCAATGGTTTGCTGTGGGACTGCCCAGAAAGGG GATAAGTTGGTGAACACTGTGGCGCACACTGGATTGGTGGATGCTCATGCCTACTCTGTCACAGCAGTCACTGAG GTTGAGTATTACGGCTCCAAAGTGAAGCTGGTGCGAGTCATGAACCCTTGGGGCCATACGGAGTGGAACCAAAAATGGAGTGACAA GTCAGATCTGTGGCAAAGAGTGAGCCCAGAAGATCGGGAAAAGTGTTTCGACCGCAACGATGGAGAGTTCTG GATGGAGTTGGAGGACTTCTGTCACTATTTCGTGATGCTGTCCATCTGCTGTGAGAACCCCAACTTTATCGACGGAGACCTCTCCTGCCAGTGGAAATGCATGATTTATGATGGCAGCTGGGTAGCAGGCAGATCTGCAGGCGGCAACGTGAATGAAA ATACCTTTGCGACAAATCCTCAGTATCGCATCCAGGTGGCTATCATAGATGAGCAGGAGCAGGGAGACAAAAACGTCTTGCTTTCTCTGATGCAGAAACCTCAGCAGCAGTATCGCAAAAAGACAAGATCCTTCCCAATTGGACTTACCATCTATCAG GTTCCAGCAGGG ACACCAAAAGGACGCCTGGGGTCCTCCTTCTTTAGACGAAACAGGCCTATGAAGCAATCACAGGCTTATACCTATGAAAGGGATCTGATTGAGCAGCATAGTCTGCAGCCTGGAGAGTATGTGATCATCCCCTCCACCATGAGACCCTACATGACTGCAGACTTCGTTCTCACTGTCTTCACCAAGGCTGACGCTAAGATCACGTAA